Proteins encoded in a region of the Fundulus heteroclitus isolate FHET01 chromosome 2, MU-UCD_Fhet_4.1, whole genome shotgun sequence genome:
- the LOC105917506 gene encoding collagen alpha-1(III) chain isoform X3, whose product MPPRSTLTPWIENLILSYGSRDEAGSGSTGGLLRAHVITVGQMTESQARDFDGPTGLIFLSDGLLQIPAVLTASAWERLQELEERECFRSLLNTTVLMRDYRLQFHMDPEVSRCRFFLSVGELATHSAGPVRDCTPCCTSLESVRTKIWRTWRSLLGQDCSQQPCSPDELDLTELLEEWQQDVLQTLLQDVRERLAALRRPQPSTSGRSPSLSCCRSAAATGWDADRVRYRGEPSFSVPASCLLIPEEDARRLEAETGGSGQTAGADASSAEHAQSQMPEPAVGQTEQDAGGGMMSDPGGPVGGMDPGGSGGPGGGMMSDPGGPGGGMMSDPGGPGGGMDPGGSGGPGGPGGGMMSDPGGRMDPGGSGRWMVSDPGGGMTSVPGGPGDPGGGMDPGGPGRWMTSVPGGSGERSPPLLEDAAPLPDLTAGLLSNPWDMFPPPGVSSSTSDSSPEPTPTLPCSQPDPVAVATSTQLPVQTPTAPASCSTGPTPPEPPASEVTESAVLENHGRPKRKLCDVTAEEPDLRGSPPSWLLGSRSGESSANEDEGGPSGSVPRRTPSVHGDGTPFSYSYRVLGQNLEDVSRFGVATSLLHWALRYLLTPEPAEHPQSVD is encoded by the exons atgCCTCCTAGGAGCACGCTGACTCCTTGGATCGAGAACCTGATCCTGAGCTACGGGAGCCGGGATGAGGCGGGCAGCGGCAGCACCGGCGGCCTTCTGCGGGCTCACGTCATCACCGTGGGTCAGATGACGGAGTCCCAGGCCCGGGACTTCGACGGTCCCACGGGGCTGATCTTCCTGTCGGACGGACTGCTCCAGATTCCCGCCGTGCTCACCGCCTCCGCCTGGGAGCGCCtccaggagctggaggagcggGAGTGCTTCCGCAGCCTCCTCAACACCACCGTGCTCATGCGGGACTACCGGCTGCAGTTCCACATGGACCCGGAAGTGAGCAGGTGCCGGTTCTTCTTGTCGGTGGGCGAGCTGGCCACGCACTCGGCAGGTCCGGTCAGAGACTGCACGCCCTGCTGCACCAGCCTGGAGTCCGTCAGGACGAAGATCTGGAGAACGTGGAGGTCCCTGCTGGGCCAGGACTGCTCGCAGCAGCCGTGTAGCCCGGATGAACTGGACCTGACCGAGCTGCTGGAGGAGTGGCAGCAGGACGTCCTGCAGACGCTGCTGCAGGACGTCAGGGAGAGGCTGGCGGCTCTGCGGAGACCCCAGCCCTCCACCTCTGGCCGCAGCccgtctctgagctgctgccgCTCCGCCGCCGCCACGGGCTGGGACGCGGACCGGGTCCGGTACAGAGGAGAGCCGAGCTTCAGCGTGCCGGCGAGTTGTCTCCTCATCCCGGAGGAAGACGCTCGGCGGCTGGAAGCGGAAACCGGAGGCAGTGGTCAGACTGCGGGGGCGGACGCTTCTTCTGCTGAGCATGCGCAATCGCAGATGCCTGAACCTGCAGTTGGACAGACGGAGCAGGATGCAGGTGGAGGGATGATGTCTGATCCAGGTGGTCCAGTTGGAGGGATGGATCCAGGTGGTTCAGGTGGTCCAGGTGGAGGAATGATGTCTGATCCAGGTGGTCCAGGTGGAGGAATGATGTCTGATCCAGGTGGTCCAGGTGGAGGGATGGATCCAGGTGGTTCAGGTGGTCCAGGTGGTCCAGGTGGAGGGATGATGTCTGACCCAGGTGGAAGGATGGATCCAGGTGGTTCAGGTAGATGGATGGTGTCTGATCCAGGTGGAGGGATGACGTCCGTTCCAGGTGGTCCAGGTGATCCAGGTGGAGGGATGGATCCAGGTGGTCCAG GTAGATGGATGACGTCCGTTCCAGGTGGTTCAGGGGAGCGCTCTCCTCCTCTGTTGGAGGACGCCGCTCCTCTTCCGGACCTCACCGCCGGCCTCCTCTCCAACCCTTGGGACATGTTCCCCCCTCCGGGCGTCTCCTCCTCGACCTCCGACTCCTCTCCAGAACCCACTCCCACCCTGCCTTGCTCGCAGCCTGACCCCGTTGCCGTGGCGACAAGCACCCAGCTCCCCGTCCAAACCCCCACGGCGCCGGCCTCCTGCTCGACCGGCCCGACCCCACCAGAGCCTCCCGCCTCCGAAGTGACGGAGTCGGCCGTCCTGGAAAACCACGGGAGGCCCAAGAGGAAGCTGTGTGACGTCACGGCGGAGGAGCCGGACCTCCGCGGGAGTCCTCCGTCCTGGCTCCTGGGCTCCCGTAGCGGAGAAAGCTCCGCAAACGAGGACGAAGGCGGTCCGAGCGGATCCGTGCCGAGAAGGACCCCGAGCGTCCACGGCGACGGGACGCCGTTCTCGTACTCATACCGGGTTCTGGGCCAGAACCTGGAGGACGTCAGCCGGTTCGGAGTGGCTACGTCGCTGCTGCACTGGGCTCTGAGGTACCTGTTAACCCCGGAGCCCGCAGAGCATCCTCAGAGCGTCGACTGA
- the LOC105917506 gene encoding collagen alpha-1(III) chain isoform X12: MPPRSTLTPWIENLILSYGSRDEAGSGSTGGLLRAHVITVGQMTESQARDFDGPTGLIFLSDGLLQIPAVLTASAWERLQELEERECFRSLLNTTVLMRDYRLQFHMDPEVSRCRFFLSVGELATHSAGPVRDCTPCCTSLESVRTKIWRTWRSLLGQDCSQQPCSPDELDLTELLEEWQQDVLQTLLQDVRERLAALRRPQPSTSGRSPSLSCCRSAAATGWDADRVRYRGEPSFSVPASCLLIPEEDARRLEAETGGSGQTAGADASSAEHAQSQMPEPAVGQTEQDAGGGMMSDPGGPGGGMMSDPGGPGGGMDPGGGMDPGGPGGGIMSDPGGRMDPGGSGRWMTSVPGGSGERSPPLLEDAAPLPDLTAGLLSNPWDMFPPPGVSSSTSDSSPEPTPTLPCSQPDPVAVATSTQLPVQTPTAPASCSTGPTPPEPPASEVTESAVLENHGRPKRKLCDVTAEEPDLRGSPPSWLLGSRSGESSANEDEGGPSGSVPRRTPSVHGDGTPFSYSYRVLGQNLEDVSRFGVATSLLHWALRYLLTPEPAEHPQSVD, translated from the exons atgCCTCCTAGGAGCACGCTGACTCCTTGGATCGAGAACCTGATCCTGAGCTACGGGAGCCGGGATGAGGCGGGCAGCGGCAGCACCGGCGGCCTTCTGCGGGCTCACGTCATCACCGTGGGTCAGATGACGGAGTCCCAGGCCCGGGACTTCGACGGTCCCACGGGGCTGATCTTCCTGTCGGACGGACTGCTCCAGATTCCCGCCGTGCTCACCGCCTCCGCCTGGGAGCGCCtccaggagctggaggagcggGAGTGCTTCCGCAGCCTCCTCAACACCACCGTGCTCATGCGGGACTACCGGCTGCAGTTCCACATGGACCCGGAAGTGAGCAGGTGCCGGTTCTTCTTGTCGGTGGGCGAGCTGGCCACGCACTCGGCAGGTCCGGTCAGAGACTGCACGCCCTGCTGCACCAGCCTGGAGTCCGTCAGGACGAAGATCTGGAGAACGTGGAGGTCCCTGCTGGGCCAGGACTGCTCGCAGCAGCCGTGTAGCCCGGATGAACTGGACCTGACCGAGCTGCTGGAGGAGTGGCAGCAGGACGTCCTGCAGACGCTGCTGCAGGACGTCAGGGAGAGGCTGGCGGCTCTGCGGAGACCCCAGCCCTCCACCTCTGGCCGCAGCccgtctctgagctgctgccgCTCCGCCGCCGCCACGGGCTGGGACGCGGACCGGGTCCGGTACAGAGGAGAGCCGAGCTTCAGCGTGCCGGCGAGTTGTCTCCTCATCCCGGAGGAAGACGCTCGGCGGCTGGAAGCGGAAACCGGAGGCAGTGGTCAGACTGCGGGGGCGGACGCTTCTTCTGCTGAGCATGCGCAATCGCAGATGCCTGAACCTGCAGTTGGACAGACGGAGCAGGATGCAGGTGGAGGGATGATGTCTGATCCAG GTGGTCCAGGTGGAGGAATGATGTCTGATCCAGGTGGTCCAGGTGGAGGGATGGATCCAG GTGGAGGGATGGATCCAGGTGGTCCAGGTGGAGGGATAATGTCTGATCCAGGTGGAAGGATGGATCCAGGTGGTTCAGGTAGATGGATGACGTCCGTTCCAGGTGGTTCAGGGGAGCGCTCTCCTCCTCTGTTGGAGGACGCCGCTCCTCTTCCGGACCTCACCGCCGGCCTCCTCTCCAACCCTTGGGACATGTTCCCCCCTCCGGGCGTCTCCTCCTCGACCTCCGACTCCTCTCCAGAACCCACTCCCACCCTGCCTTGCTCGCAGCCTGACCCCGTTGCCGTGGCGACAAGCACCCAGCTCCCCGTCCAAACCCCCACGGCGCCGGCCTCCTGCTCGACCGGCCCGACCCCACCAGAGCCTCCCGCCTCCGAAGTGACGGAGTCGGCCGTCCTGGAAAACCACGGGAGGCCCAAGAGGAAGCTGTGTGACGTCACGGCGGAGGAGCCGGACCTCCGCGGGAGTCCTCCGTCCTGGCTCCTGGGCTCCCGTAGCGGAGAAAGCTCCGCAAACGAGGACGAAGGCGGTCCGAGCGGATCCGTGCCGAGAAGGACCCCGAGCGTCCACGGCGACGGGACGCCGTTCTCGTACTCATACCGGGTTCTGGGCCAGAACCTGGAGGACGTCAGCCGGTTCGGAGTGGCTACGTCGCTGCTGCACTGGGCTCTGAGGTACCTGTTAACCCCGGAGCCCGCAGAGCATCCTCAGAGCGTCGACTGA
- the LOC105917506 gene encoding collagen alpha-1(III) chain isoform X5 has product MPPRSTLTPWIENLILSYGSRDEAGSGSTGGLLRAHVITVGQMTESQARDFDGPTGLIFLSDGLLQIPAVLTASAWERLQELEERECFRSLLNTTVLMRDYRLQFHMDPEVSRCRFFLSVGELATHSAGPVRDCTPCCTSLESVRTKIWRTWRSLLGQDCSQQPCSPDELDLTELLEEWQQDVLQTLLQDVRERLAALRRPQPSTSGRSPSLSCCRSAAATGWDADRVRYRGEPSFSVPASCLLIPEEDARRLEAETGGSGQTAGADASSAEHAQSQMPEPAVGQTEQDAGGGMMSDPGGPGGGMMSDPGGPGGGMDPGGSGGPGGPGGGMMSDPGGRMDPGGSGRWMVSDPGGGMTSVPGGPGDPGGGMDPGGPGGGIMSDPGGRMDPGGSGRWMTSVPGGSGERSPPLLEDAAPLPDLTAGLLSNPWDMFPPPGVSSSTSDSSPEPTPTLPCSQPDPVAVATSTQLPVQTPTAPASCSTGPTPPEPPASEVTESAVLENHGRPKRKLCDVTAEEPDLRGSPPSWLLGSRSGESSANEDEGGPSGSVPRRTPSVHGDGTPFSYSYRVLGQNLEDVSRFGVATSLLHWALRYLLTPEPAEHPQSVD; this is encoded by the exons atgCCTCCTAGGAGCACGCTGACTCCTTGGATCGAGAACCTGATCCTGAGCTACGGGAGCCGGGATGAGGCGGGCAGCGGCAGCACCGGCGGCCTTCTGCGGGCTCACGTCATCACCGTGGGTCAGATGACGGAGTCCCAGGCCCGGGACTTCGACGGTCCCACGGGGCTGATCTTCCTGTCGGACGGACTGCTCCAGATTCCCGCCGTGCTCACCGCCTCCGCCTGGGAGCGCCtccaggagctggaggagcggGAGTGCTTCCGCAGCCTCCTCAACACCACCGTGCTCATGCGGGACTACCGGCTGCAGTTCCACATGGACCCGGAAGTGAGCAGGTGCCGGTTCTTCTTGTCGGTGGGCGAGCTGGCCACGCACTCGGCAGGTCCGGTCAGAGACTGCACGCCCTGCTGCACCAGCCTGGAGTCCGTCAGGACGAAGATCTGGAGAACGTGGAGGTCCCTGCTGGGCCAGGACTGCTCGCAGCAGCCGTGTAGCCCGGATGAACTGGACCTGACCGAGCTGCTGGAGGAGTGGCAGCAGGACGTCCTGCAGACGCTGCTGCAGGACGTCAGGGAGAGGCTGGCGGCTCTGCGGAGACCCCAGCCCTCCACCTCTGGCCGCAGCccgtctctgagctgctgccgCTCCGCCGCCGCCACGGGCTGGGACGCGGACCGGGTCCGGTACAGAGGAGAGCCGAGCTTCAGCGTGCCGGCGAGTTGTCTCCTCATCCCGGAGGAAGACGCTCGGCGGCTGGAAGCGGAAACCGGAGGCAGTGGTCAGACTGCGGGGGCGGACGCTTCTTCTGCTGAGCATGCGCAATCGCAGATGCCTGAACCTGCAGTTGGACAGACGGAGCAGGATGCAGGTGGAGGGATGATGTCTGATCCAG GTGGTCCAGGTGGAGGAATGATGTCTGATCCAGGTGGTCCAGGTGGAGGGATGGATCCAGGTGGTTCAGGTGGTCCAGGTGGTCCAGGTGGAGGGATGATGTCTGACCCAGGTGGAAGGATGGATCCAGGTGGTTCAGGTAGATGGATGGTGTCTGATCCAGGTGGAGGGATGACGTCCGTTCCAGGTGGTCCAGGTGATCCAGGTGGAGGGATGGATCCAGGTGGTCCAGGTGGAGGGATAATGTCTGATCCAGGTGGAAGGATGGATCCAGGTGGTTCAGGTAGATGGATGACGTCCGTTCCAGGTGGTTCAGGGGAGCGCTCTCCTCCTCTGTTGGAGGACGCCGCTCCTCTTCCGGACCTCACCGCCGGCCTCCTCTCCAACCCTTGGGACATGTTCCCCCCTCCGGGCGTCTCCTCCTCGACCTCCGACTCCTCTCCAGAACCCACTCCCACCCTGCCTTGCTCGCAGCCTGACCCCGTTGCCGTGGCGACAAGCACCCAGCTCCCCGTCCAAACCCCCACGGCGCCGGCCTCCTGCTCGACCGGCCCGACCCCACCAGAGCCTCCCGCCTCCGAAGTGACGGAGTCGGCCGTCCTGGAAAACCACGGGAGGCCCAAGAGGAAGCTGTGTGACGTCACGGCGGAGGAGCCGGACCTCCGCGGGAGTCCTCCGTCCTGGCTCCTGGGCTCCCGTAGCGGAGAAAGCTCCGCAAACGAGGACGAAGGCGGTCCGAGCGGATCCGTGCCGAGAAGGACCCCGAGCGTCCACGGCGACGGGACGCCGTTCTCGTACTCATACCGGGTTCTGGGCCAGAACCTGGAGGACGTCAGCCGGTTCGGAGTGGCTACGTCGCTGCTGCACTGGGCTCTGAGGTACCTGTTAACCCCGGAGCCCGCAGAGCATCCTCAGAGCGTCGACTGA
- the LOC105917506 gene encoding uncharacterized protein LOC105917506 isoform X7, with amino-acid sequence MPPRSTLTPWIENLILSYGSRDEAGSGSTGGLLRAHVITVGQMTESQARDFDGPTGLIFLSDGLLQIPAVLTASAWERLQELEERECFRSLLNTTVLMRDYRLQFHMDPEVSRCRFFLSVGELATHSAGPVRDCTPCCTSLESVRTKIWRTWRSLLGQDCSQQPCSPDELDLTELLEEWQQDVLQTLLQDVRERLAALRRPQPSTSGRSPSLSCCRSAAATGWDADRVRYRGEPSFSVPASCLLIPEEDARRLEAETGGSGQTAGADASSAEHAQSQMPEPAVGQTEQDAGGGMMSDPGGPVGGMDPGGSGGPGGPGGGMMSDPGGRMDPGGSGRWMVSDPGGGMTSVPGGPGDPGGGMDPGGPGGGIMSDPGGRMDPGGSGRWMTSVPGGSGERSPPLLEDAAPLPDLTAGLLSNPWDMFPPPGVSSSTSDSSPEPTPTLPCSQPDPVAVATSTQLPVQTPTAPASCSTGPTPPEPPASEVTESAVLENHGRPKRKLCDVTAEEPDLRGSPPSWLLGSRSGESSANEDEGGPSGSVPRRTPSVHGDGTPFSYSYRVLGQNLEDVSRFGVATSLLHWALRYLLTPEPAEHPQSVD; translated from the exons atgCCTCCTAGGAGCACGCTGACTCCTTGGATCGAGAACCTGATCCTGAGCTACGGGAGCCGGGATGAGGCGGGCAGCGGCAGCACCGGCGGCCTTCTGCGGGCTCACGTCATCACCGTGGGTCAGATGACGGAGTCCCAGGCCCGGGACTTCGACGGTCCCACGGGGCTGATCTTCCTGTCGGACGGACTGCTCCAGATTCCCGCCGTGCTCACCGCCTCCGCCTGGGAGCGCCtccaggagctggaggagcggGAGTGCTTCCGCAGCCTCCTCAACACCACCGTGCTCATGCGGGACTACCGGCTGCAGTTCCACATGGACCCGGAAGTGAGCAGGTGCCGGTTCTTCTTGTCGGTGGGCGAGCTGGCCACGCACTCGGCAGGTCCGGTCAGAGACTGCACGCCCTGCTGCACCAGCCTGGAGTCCGTCAGGACGAAGATCTGGAGAACGTGGAGGTCCCTGCTGGGCCAGGACTGCTCGCAGCAGCCGTGTAGCCCGGATGAACTGGACCTGACCGAGCTGCTGGAGGAGTGGCAGCAGGACGTCCTGCAGACGCTGCTGCAGGACGTCAGGGAGAGGCTGGCGGCTCTGCGGAGACCCCAGCCCTCCACCTCTGGCCGCAGCccgtctctgagctgctgccgCTCCGCCGCCGCCACGGGCTGGGACGCGGACCGGGTCCGGTACAGAGGAGAGCCGAGCTTCAGCGTGCCGGCGAGTTGTCTCCTCATCCCGGAGGAAGACGCTCGGCGGCTGGAAGCGGAAACCGGAGGCAGTGGTCAGACTGCGGGGGCGGACGCTTCTTCTGCTGAGCATGCGCAATCGCAGATGCCTGAACCTGCAGTTGGACAGACGGAGCAGGATGCAGGTGGAGGGATGATGTCTGATCCAGGTGGTCCAGTTGGAGGGATGGATCCAGGTGGTTCAG GTGGTCCAGGTGGTCCAGGTGGAGGGATGATGTCTGACCCAGGTGGAAGGATGGATCCAGGTGGTTCAGGTAGATGGATGGTGTCTGATCCAGGTGGAGGGATGACGTCCGTTCCAGGTGGTCCAGGTGATCCAGGTGGAGGGATGGATCCAGGTGGTCCAGGTGGAGGGATAATGTCTGATCCAGGTGGAAGGATGGATCCAGGTGGTTCAGGTAGATGGATGACGTCCGTTCCAGGTGGTTCAGGGGAGCGCTCTCCTCCTCTGTTGGAGGACGCCGCTCCTCTTCCGGACCTCACCGCCGGCCTCCTCTCCAACCCTTGGGACATGTTCCCCCCTCCGGGCGTCTCCTCCTCGACCTCCGACTCCTCTCCAGAACCCACTCCCACCCTGCCTTGCTCGCAGCCTGACCCCGTTGCCGTGGCGACAAGCACCCAGCTCCCCGTCCAAACCCCCACGGCGCCGGCCTCCTGCTCGACCGGCCCGACCCCACCAGAGCCTCCCGCCTCCGAAGTGACGGAGTCGGCCGTCCTGGAAAACCACGGGAGGCCCAAGAGGAAGCTGTGTGACGTCACGGCGGAGGAGCCGGACCTCCGCGGGAGTCCTCCGTCCTGGCTCCTGGGCTCCCGTAGCGGAGAAAGCTCCGCAAACGAGGACGAAGGCGGTCCGAGCGGATCCGTGCCGAGAAGGACCCCGAGCGTCCACGGCGACGGGACGCCGTTCTCGTACTCATACCGGGTTCTGGGCCAGAACCTGGAGGACGTCAGCCGGTTCGGAGTGGCTACGTCGCTGCTGCACTGGGCTCTGAGGTACCTGTTAACCCCGGAGCCCGCAGAGCATCCTCAGAGCGTCGACTGA
- the LOC105917506 gene encoding collagen alpha-1(III) chain isoform X11 has protein sequence MPPRSTLTPWIENLILSYGSRDEAGSGSTGGLLRAHVITVGQMTESQARDFDGPTGLIFLSDGLLQIPAVLTASAWERLQELEERECFRSLLNTTVLMRDYRLQFHMDPEVSRCRFFLSVGELATHSAGPVRDCTPCCTSLESVRTKIWRTWRSLLGQDCSQQPCSPDELDLTELLEEWQQDVLQTLLQDVRERLAALRRPQPSTSGRSPSLSCCRSAAATGWDADRVRYRGEPSFSVPASCLLIPEEDARRLEAETGGSGQTAGADASSAEHAQSQMPEPAVGQTEQDAGGGMMSDPGGPVGGMDPGGSGGPGGGMMSDPGGPGGGMMSDPGGPGGGMDPGGGMDPGGPGGGIMSDPGGRMDPGGSGRWMTSVPGGSGERSPPLLEDAAPLPDLTAGLLSNPWDMFPPPGVSSSTSDSSPEPTPTLPCSQPDPVAVATSTQLPVQTPTAPASCSTGPTPPEPPASEVTESAVLENHGRPKRKLCDVTAEEPDLRGSPPSWLLGSRSGESSANEDEGGPSGSVPRRTPSVHGDGTPFSYSYRVLGQNLEDVSRFGVATSLLHWALRYLLTPEPAEHPQSVD, from the exons atgCCTCCTAGGAGCACGCTGACTCCTTGGATCGAGAACCTGATCCTGAGCTACGGGAGCCGGGATGAGGCGGGCAGCGGCAGCACCGGCGGCCTTCTGCGGGCTCACGTCATCACCGTGGGTCAGATGACGGAGTCCCAGGCCCGGGACTTCGACGGTCCCACGGGGCTGATCTTCCTGTCGGACGGACTGCTCCAGATTCCCGCCGTGCTCACCGCCTCCGCCTGGGAGCGCCtccaggagctggaggagcggGAGTGCTTCCGCAGCCTCCTCAACACCACCGTGCTCATGCGGGACTACCGGCTGCAGTTCCACATGGACCCGGAAGTGAGCAGGTGCCGGTTCTTCTTGTCGGTGGGCGAGCTGGCCACGCACTCGGCAGGTCCGGTCAGAGACTGCACGCCCTGCTGCACCAGCCTGGAGTCCGTCAGGACGAAGATCTGGAGAACGTGGAGGTCCCTGCTGGGCCAGGACTGCTCGCAGCAGCCGTGTAGCCCGGATGAACTGGACCTGACCGAGCTGCTGGAGGAGTGGCAGCAGGACGTCCTGCAGACGCTGCTGCAGGACGTCAGGGAGAGGCTGGCGGCTCTGCGGAGACCCCAGCCCTCCACCTCTGGCCGCAGCccgtctctgagctgctgccgCTCCGCCGCCGCCACGGGCTGGGACGCGGACCGGGTCCGGTACAGAGGAGAGCCGAGCTTCAGCGTGCCGGCGAGTTGTCTCCTCATCCCGGAGGAAGACGCTCGGCGGCTGGAAGCGGAAACCGGAGGCAGTGGTCAGACTGCGGGGGCGGACGCTTCTTCTGCTGAGCATGCGCAATCGCAGATGCCTGAACCTGCAGTTGGACAGACGGAGCAGGATGCAGGTGGAGGGATGATGTCTGATCCAGGTGGTCCAGTTGGAGGGATGGATCCAGGTGGTTCAGGTGGTCCAGGTGGAGGAATGATGTCTGATCCAGGTGGTCCAGGTGGAGGAATGATGTCTGATCCAGGTGGTCCAGGTGGAGGGATGGATCCAG GTGGAGGGATGGATCCAGGTGGTCCAGGTGGAGGGATAATGTCTGATCCAGGTGGAAGGATGGATCCAGGTGGTTCAGGTAGATGGATGACGTCCGTTCCAGGTGGTTCAGGGGAGCGCTCTCCTCCTCTGTTGGAGGACGCCGCTCCTCTTCCGGACCTCACCGCCGGCCTCCTCTCCAACCCTTGGGACATGTTCCCCCCTCCGGGCGTCTCCTCCTCGACCTCCGACTCCTCTCCAGAACCCACTCCCACCCTGCCTTGCTCGCAGCCTGACCCCGTTGCCGTGGCGACAAGCACCCAGCTCCCCGTCCAAACCCCCACGGCGCCGGCCTCCTGCTCGACCGGCCCGACCCCACCAGAGCCTCCCGCCTCCGAAGTGACGGAGTCGGCCGTCCTGGAAAACCACGGGAGGCCCAAGAGGAAGCTGTGTGACGTCACGGCGGAGGAGCCGGACCTCCGCGGGAGTCCTCCGTCCTGGCTCCTGGGCTCCCGTAGCGGAGAAAGCTCCGCAAACGAGGACGAAGGCGGTCCGAGCGGATCCGTGCCGAGAAGGACCCCGAGCGTCCACGGCGACGGGACGCCGTTCTCGTACTCATACCGGGTTCTGGGCCAGAACCTGGAGGACGTCAGCCGGTTCGGAGTGGCTACGTCGCTGCTGCACTGGGCTCTGAGGTACCTGTTAACCCCGGAGCCCGCAGAGCATCCTCAGAGCGTCGACTGA
- the LOC105917506 gene encoding collagen alpha-1(III) chain isoform X9, whose protein sequence is MPPRSTLTPWIENLILSYGSRDEAGSGSTGGLLRAHVITVGQMTESQARDFDGPTGLIFLSDGLLQIPAVLTASAWERLQELEERECFRSLLNTTVLMRDYRLQFHMDPEVSRCRFFLSVGELATHSAGPVRDCTPCCTSLESVRTKIWRTWRSLLGQDCSQQPCSPDELDLTELLEEWQQDVLQTLLQDVRERLAALRRPQPSTSGRSPSLSCCRSAAATGWDADRVRYRGEPSFSVPASCLLIPEEDARRLEAETGGSGQTAGADASSAEHAQSQMPEPAVGQTEQDAGGGMMSDPGGPVGGMDPGGSGGPGGGMMSDPGGPGGGMMSDPGGPGGGMDPGGSGGPGGPGGGMMSDPGGRMDPGGSGRWMVSDPGGGMTSVPGGPGDPGGSGERSPPLLEDAAPLPDLTAGLLSNPWDMFPPPGVSSSTSDSSPEPTPTLPCSQPDPVAVATSTQLPVQTPTAPASCSTGPTPPEPPASEVTESAVLENHGRPKRKLCDVTAEEPDLRGSPPSWLLGSRSGESSANEDEGGPSGSVPRRTPSVHGDGTPFSYSYRVLGQNLEDVSRFGVATSLLHWALRYLLTPEPAEHPQSVD, encoded by the exons atgCCTCCTAGGAGCACGCTGACTCCTTGGATCGAGAACCTGATCCTGAGCTACGGGAGCCGGGATGAGGCGGGCAGCGGCAGCACCGGCGGCCTTCTGCGGGCTCACGTCATCACCGTGGGTCAGATGACGGAGTCCCAGGCCCGGGACTTCGACGGTCCCACGGGGCTGATCTTCCTGTCGGACGGACTGCTCCAGATTCCCGCCGTGCTCACCGCCTCCGCCTGGGAGCGCCtccaggagctggaggagcggGAGTGCTTCCGCAGCCTCCTCAACACCACCGTGCTCATGCGGGACTACCGGCTGCAGTTCCACATGGACCCGGAAGTGAGCAGGTGCCGGTTCTTCTTGTCGGTGGGCGAGCTGGCCACGCACTCGGCAGGTCCGGTCAGAGACTGCACGCCCTGCTGCACCAGCCTGGAGTCCGTCAGGACGAAGATCTGGAGAACGTGGAGGTCCCTGCTGGGCCAGGACTGCTCGCAGCAGCCGTGTAGCCCGGATGAACTGGACCTGACCGAGCTGCTGGAGGAGTGGCAGCAGGACGTCCTGCAGACGCTGCTGCAGGACGTCAGGGAGAGGCTGGCGGCTCTGCGGAGACCCCAGCCCTCCACCTCTGGCCGCAGCccgtctctgagctgctgccgCTCCGCCGCCGCCACGGGCTGGGACGCGGACCGGGTCCGGTACAGAGGAGAGCCGAGCTTCAGCGTGCCGGCGAGTTGTCTCCTCATCCCGGAGGAAGACGCTCGGCGGCTGGAAGCGGAAACCGGAGGCAGTGGTCAGACTGCGGGGGCGGACGCTTCTTCTGCTGAGCATGCGCAATCGCAGATGCCTGAACCTGCAGTTGGACAGACGGAGCAGGATGCAGGTGGAGGGATGATGTCTGATCCAGGTGGTCCAGTTGGAGGGATGGATCCAGGTGGTTCAGGTGGTCCAGGTGGAGGAATGATGTCTGATCCAGGTGGTCCAGGTGGAGGAATGATGTCTGATCCAGGTGGTCCAGGTGGAGGGATGGATCCAGGTGGTTCAGGTGGTCCAGGTGGTCCAGGTGGAGGGATGATGTCTGACCCAGGTGGAAGGATGGATCCAGGTGGTTCAGGTAGATGGATGGTGTCTGATCCAGGTGGAGGGATGACGTCCGTTCCAGGTGGTCCAGGTGATCCAG GTGGTTCAGGGGAGCGCTCTCCTCCTCTGTTGGAGGACGCCGCTCCTCTTCCGGACCTCACCGCCGGCCTCCTCTCCAACCCTTGGGACATGTTCCCCCCTCCGGGCGTCTCCTCCTCGACCTCCGACTCCTCTCCAGAACCCACTCCCACCCTGCCTTGCTCGCAGCCTGACCCCGTTGCCGTGGCGACAAGCACCCAGCTCCCCGTCCAAACCCCCACGGCGCCGGCCTCCTGCTCGACCGGCCCGACCCCACCAGAGCCTCCCGCCTCCGAAGTGACGGAGTCGGCCGTCCTGGAAAACCACGGGAGGCCCAAGAGGAAGCTGTGTGACGTCACGGCGGAGGAGCCGGACCTCCGCGGGAGTCCTCCGTCCTGGCTCCTGGGCTCCCGTAGCGGAGAAAGCTCCGCAAACGAGGACGAAGGCGGTCCGAGCGGATCCGTGCCGAGAAGGACCCCGAGCGTCCACGGCGACGGGACGCCGTTCTCGTACTCATACCGGGTTCTGGGCCAGAACCTGGAGGACGTCAGCCGGTTCGGAGTGGCTACGTCGCTGCTGCACTGGGCTCTGAGGTACCTGTTAACCCCGGAGCCCGCAGAGCATCCTCAGAGCGTCGACTGA